The genomic stretch GTCCATAGATTAGTCTCAGGACACAGCCCCCAGTGGACCCCAAGTATCCGAGTCCTCTGAAAAGGAACCATAAGCAAAtacaaaatgaactaaaaatggtAATGACTCTTCTAAGAACTATGGAATACAGGGCAGCCCGAGGAGCTGTGGGGCAGTACCACCTGAGTAGGGACAACTCGCTTTATCCACACTCTTATAGCAGTCAAGTAGGGGCTTTGGCCCTTTTCGGGGATGATAGGTAATCAGAGGGGCTTTGTCACCACGACTCCGTATCAATAGCTGTTAGCAGAGGATACAGGGCAGAGCAGAGCAGGAGTGCCCAGCAGATATGGCAGTACCCAGAGAAAGGTGGCACCCTCTTCTCAGCTGCTTGGTCTTGTTCCTGCGCACAGGTGAGACCTACCTTCAGCCTTCCCCTGAGTGTTTGACAGGCCAGGGTCCTACTACTGCCAAGGTACCAGCCCAACATAGCTCACATACTCAGTATCTCATCTGATCCACTCAGCAGTATGTGAGGTTAAGTTTTaatcccatttcatagatgacaAGACTGACCCTTATAGCACTGGATCTGTTGCTATAACCACCAGGTTGATTTCTCGAGCTATGAGTCCCAGAGATAATGTGAGTTTTacttaccattttacattctgacAACAGGAATTTTAAGTGTCTTCATTGCCCTCATAAACTCACTGAACACTTCAGTTGTTTATCATGTATTTGATTtctagggttgttttttttttttatgacaaacATAATCCATCCTTTAGGAAAAAGTGGTTAGTgagcaaagcaaaaagaaagaatcacacaggggtgcctgggtggctcagatggttaagcatctgccttcggctcaggtcatgatcccagggtcccgggatggagccccacatctggctcctgactcggcagggagcctgcttctccctcgccatctgcctctcccctgctcatgctctcgctctctctctctgtatctctctgtttcaaatgaataaataaaatctttaaaaaaaaaaaaaaaaagaatcacacatGGTGGGAGCCATAGGACGGTAGAGAACTCAGAAGAAGGAGCAGCAGTGCCCACTGACATGGTTACAACTAGAGGAAGGCATGGGGATGGGTAAGGCCCACAGAGGAATGGCATGGAGGTACCTAACCATCAGGTGATTGGACTCATGTTTGAATACAAATGAGACCTTTTTTTTGGCTACCATACAGGAAAAACCATCATCTACTTTTTAGTATACACATTTTCAGAGCTTTCTCTATGCACAAATGCATTAtgcaaacatttatatttttacaaaaatggtcTGATACTGTATATGTGGTTCtgaaaactgttttttctttattgttattttacagTGTACCATGAACATTTCTTCCATGCACAAGGGTGAAAATTCCCTACTGAAAGACAGAGAACACTGTAGTTGGATCAAAAGGCTGCTGGTAACAAGAGTGACACCTAAAGCAAAATATCAGCTTAAGGTTAAAGCACATAGCCTGGCAAATGCCTGCCAGGGAAAGCAGCAGCAGCAATATTCTcatcagagaaaacaaaattgaagGCCAAAGGCATTAAAGATATGGGATATCATGTAAGCCTCTTTGGCCCCtacctccacccctcacccccctgaTACCCCGTTGCCCCCTTGGGGCAAACGGATCCTGTACATCTCTTTGCATCCAGTGAAAACCacccattttctgttttttccttagCTCTTCCTGAGCCCTTGACATATCTCCACATTCTCTCATCATCTCCTCACTGCCCAAGTGCCTTTCCTGTAAGTCCTCCTGATAGTCCTTGGGGGAATCATCTGTCCccctgtctgtttttctttttgctttcctggGCACGTAATCTTCAGCTGGGCGCTTTTCGGCAGCCCGTGGCTCACTCTCAGGCTTTGCCAGGGATTCTGGCTTGCCCTCACCGTGTGGTCTCCCCTCATTTTCAGACTTGCCCTGCTTTTCTTGCTTTCCCTCATCTTCTGGTTGTCCCTCATCATCTGGCTGTCCCTTACTCTGGAGCTTTCCCTCATGCCCTGGCTTCCCCTCCATTTCCAGCTTTTCTTCCTCATCTGATTTTCCTTCATCTTCAGGCTCTACTTCATCTTCTGGCGTTCCCTCGATTTCcagctttccttcattttcattgtAGAGTTTTTCCATGTTGagattttcccttcttttccttgtcCTGCGGGGTAGGGTGGGATAGGGGGTTAAGAGAAGTCAAAAGAGACAAGGGAGACTGAGGACGTGGAGGTGGAGTGCAGGTGCTGATGGTACTGGCATCCTTCCCCTTGGCTGGGTTCCCCTGACCTGCCCAAGCCCTCCAAGGGTGTCTTCTGCCCACCCTTTACCCCACAATTCATCCCACACGTGAGAGCCAACCATTTCCCTGGCAGGCCCTTTGCACCATCCCTCGGTGTGGCGGGGTGGGTGCAATATACATGGTGGTGAGATGGACAGTGGGACCTTCAAATTCTGCCCAAACTGTGCCCTCCGCACCCTCCCCCCACCGTTCCTGtccagtgcccctcccccctttcactCACCTGCAGGAATTCTGAACAggttcttcctccttttctagcCTTGCAGAGTGCTGGGGACAGACAGGCAGACCTACACACAGGAGACAGGGCCAGGGCCTGTGCGCTCAGCCAACTGAAGTTTCTTTCCTGAACCTGGGCCCTCCTCAGGCAGCATTTCCCTCTCCTacctcccccacccacatcccagCCGCCATTACTTTTCAGGCCTCAGGCTCCAAGCCAGGATGCTTTCCAAACTGTTTGGGTCTCTGTATCCCCCTCCCCTGAAGGCAagccgcccacccccaccccctttccgcGGAGGTCAGTATTTCCTTTTAGGTGCAGAGTGTGAGAGGGGATTATTTCTAGAATATGCCTACATTTCACTGTCGCACTGCaggggcgcccccccccccttttcaaGTCCAAAAATGCATGGAGGGCGCACGGGAGGGGCGTCGAGGAGGCGGCGGGATgctctctccccacctgcccacgTCCGCGCTGCATCCCCCTCCCCACCGACCTCCcggacccctccccaccccgcgcTGCTCACGGATCCTACTGCCAtccacctccaccccagcccgGGGCCGCCAGCAGCGCCCACCTTCACACTGACCTGCGGGGCCCGGGGCAGGCCTGCGCCTCCTCGGGCTCGCCGAAGCCCGCTCGCCCCTCGCCCGCCGCCCGAGCAGCTCAGGGAGCTGGTTCCGCGCGGGCGATGGGAGCGGAGGGCGCAGGGACCGGACCGCAGGGCGGGCGAGCGGGCGGGCGCGTGGGCTGCTGCCCACGTCGGCGCCCAGCGGGTCACGTGAGCGCCGCGTCACCCGAGCTCggtcccccaccccgccccctcacccccatccccaagGGACCGAGCAACCGCAcacggtggggggcggggtggcaaAAGGGGAATCAAGGAGAAAGCAGGAGCCCGGAGGCTTCCCGACCGCAGGTGCTTTACCTGGCGCATCTCAGGTCCTTGCACAGCATCCCTCTGCGAGGTACGTCATTGCCAGGTGTGACCGCTGATCACAGGGACGGTACCCGACTTTGCCAGGAGCGCTCAGCAGCTGAGTCCCACAGGCTGCTTTCAAGACCGGctctgcctgactccagagcccaggtGGTAGTGCCCACCGGGAAGCGGCGCTGCCACCTTGAGTAGCTGTGTTCCTGGGCCTCTTCTCTCAGTCCACACGTTCTCTCTCCCTGAGAGATTTCTGttcatttccctctaagcacAGATGATTCTCAAATCTCCCATCTCCAGGCTGTTCCCTCCCCGAGCCTTAGATCCGTTTctttgctttcccaccagcagtataggAGAGTGCTTGGTTCTTCACACCTTTTCCAGTATGTGTTggaatactttttcattttcactaaCATGATAGGTGAGTAGTAGTAGCTCatggcattttattttgcatttttttgacaATTTAAATATCACTGTAAATTGTTCACGTCTTTCCACATTTTCGTTGGGTTGTTGGTCCTTCTCTCATTTTCAGTATCCTTTATACATTAACAATATTAGGcctttatgttatatatgttgcaaatatttacttCCAGCTTGTTAGTTGCTTTTCTACTTTGTATATGGTGTATTTCTgccatacatttaaaaagtagtcaaatttatcaaacttttcttttattccatctAGATTTTGATTCATAGTTAATTATTTTCCTCCGTGAGGTCAAAGAGGAATtcacccatgttttcttttagtactcATATGGTTAACTGTATTTGTCCCAAGGGCATCTGTGGTTAGGAATAGAGGTTAAGTAATACACCAGTGCCAAACTGTGTTGAATCTACTGCTGACTCAAGGCAGCTAATCAAAGACCCAAGGCTCATTACAAGGGAAGGGATTTCCTAACAAACCATCACCCATATAATGCTGGGAACCTCAAATGTTTCAGTTTAAGGGTAATTATAAACTGGAAATAAACTAGCTCTCACAAAGTCTTTTAGTTTGGCCTTGCAACATCTAATTGGACTAGTAAACTTTAAGCTTTGAACAAAGATTATGGTGGTTCCAGACAGGAAGAACCCTTATAAGCCCTGACCAATGCAAATAAAATCTTCTCTGGAATAAGTGTCCATCATCCTAGGCCCCAAATTATTTCAACCAACAATTGTTCATGTACAAAGTCCACACAGAAAGATAACTaggaatacaaataaaaaaagacatcataAATATGAAGCGGTAGAGACAACAGCCAACACAAACAGATCCATTAGTTTTGAATTATCTGAATCATCAGATACAGACTATGAAAACATAATGCTTAGTgtattcagataaataaaatccaatCTTGAAAATTTCAACAGGGtgccagaaatcagaaaaagtggaaaaaaagggggggggaattctaaaactacaaaaaaaaaaaaaaacttcagctgAAATTAGAAATCCAGTGGATGGCtttaacagcagattagatgCAGCTCAAAAGAGAATTAAAGAACTAGAAATTATGTTCAGAAGAAACTATCCATAAGGCTGTACAGGTAgtcaaaaagatggaaaattcagATGGGAGGGCATGGTAAGATCTAACAAATGTTTACttggagttccagaaggaaaagagaaatggaaatgttcaGAGGCAACCTCTGAAGAGACAACTGAGGATTTTTCAGAACTGATGAAAGACACTGATCCATAGATCTAAGAAGTCCAAGATATCCCAAACAGGATAAGAAGAAACTCACACATAGATGCATAATAGTGACCTTTCAGAGAATCAAAGACAAAATCATAAAAGTAGCCAGAAAAATAGAGTACACCTTGAAAGGAACAAAAGTTAGGCTGATTGATGGCTTCTTAAGAGCAACAATGGAGGTATGAAGACAGTAGAATGGTATCTTTAGcaacttgaaagaaaataattgccagccaaaaaaattaagaaccagGAAAAATACCCTTCAAaattaaaggtgaaataaagacctttacaaataaacaaaaaaggagagTTTGCCATCAGCAGGCATGAACCAAAGGAAATACTGAATGCTACAGGGCATTTTTCACGTGACAGGAAAATGATCCCAGATGGAATACTGGagataagaaagggaaaaacaacaattaaaaagacaaatatgtatgTAAACTTAAATCAATACTACATAAAACTAGAATCTTAATTCATATCGACAAATGACATATGAGTCAAGAGGGCTAAAGTAAAAGTACAAAATTAATATTAGCCTTTGATTAAGTCAAGACTGTATGCTCTAATTGCCAGAAAGCCATTAAGGTAAAACTTCTAAGCTAATAGAGgggcaaaaataagaaaataatcctaaagaagagaaaactaacaTACATCAGATGGGACATAGAAAAGGAACTTGCTTACAATGGTTAACTTACATCTATTAATATCAGTGagtacattaaatataaatggtttacATGAAGCAATTAAAAGCTTTTCAGACTGGAAAAAACACAATGTTATACTGTTTACAAAAGAtatctgaaatataaaaatacataaagactgaaagtaaaagtatagaagaaaattataacatGAAAACAGTAACCAAAAGGAAACCATTCTagttaaataacaaaatagacttcaaagcAAAAAGCATTACAAACCATAACAAGTGTCActttatggtattttaaaatttatatgcactTATTAGATtgacctcaaaataaataaatcaaaatttgacagaactacaaggagaaataaattttccATTTAGCATTAACACTTCTATCTCTGTAACTgtggaaatatttaaagtgttgaaaggaaaaaaaaaacccaccaaattaaaattttatattcagcaaaattgtccttcaaaagtgaaggagaaataaagatttttctcaaacaaaaactgaTGACCAGCAAACCTTCccttaaagaaatgttaaaaacttTTCTCTAGGCAAAAGAAAATTGATCAGCAACTCAAAATAGGTCAGCAACTCAAATCTTCATAAAGAACAGTGGAAGGGAATACATGAAAGTATAatgaaattgtttcctttttcttattcttttttttttttttaaattttatttatttttctgacagagagagagagagagcaagtaggcagagagacaggcagagggagagggagaagcaggctgcccgctgagcagggagcccgatgcggggctcgatcccaggaccctgggatcatgacctgagccaaaggcagacgcttaaccggctgagccacccaggtgcccctcctttttcttattcttaagtgatacaaaagataaatgtttaaagTACTAATATTAACAATATATTTAGTGATTATAGCATatgaataagtgaaatgaataatgaatactCTGTAATAGGGTACCTATACTACATATAAGTGAAGCAGAAGACTGTTTTTTGAAAGTAAAcctagttaaaaatatatattgtaaaattgAGGGAAatcactaaaaatttttttaaaagaaatataattgatacaCTAAGAGAAgacaaatggaatcatgtaaaATACTCAGAactagagaaggcagaaaaagaagccttggaaacaaatggaaaacagttACACATTGTTGATATTAATCCAAATATATATcaagaatcattttaaatatgaatgctCCAAATACACCCACTAAAGACAGAAATTGTcagaatggacaaataaaatccAACTATATGTTTTGGACAAGaggcccattttaaaaataaagactgggtgcttgggtggctcagtgggttaagcatctgccttcgcctcaggtcaggatcctggggtcctgggatcaagtcttgcaacgggctccttgctcagcggggagcctgcttctccctctgcctgctgatccccccttaaagtctttaaaataaataaacaaataaacaaagactcTGAAAGTTTACAAGGAAAGCAATGGAGAAAGATTATATACCACCATatacactaatcaaaagaaatatgGACAAAAAAGGAtgctgcaggggtgcctggctggctcagtgggtacagTAtttgactcttaatcttgggggcatgaattcaagccccacagtgggcacaGAGCCTACAAAAAAAATGCTGGAATAGCTATATAATTTCAGATAAAGCAGACTTGAGAACGATTAAAGtatcagagataaaaaaaaaaggcactacaTAATGACAAAGGGATCAATTATggaaaaaaccaaacacataataatcctaaatatGTATGTACCTAACGAAAGTGtcaaaatatatgaggcaaaaactgataaaacagaaaggagaaacagacaaatctatTATTAGAGTTGCAGACTTCAACACCCCCCAGTCAGTAATTGACAGATTAAGCAGGCAAAATATCTGTACGGATATAGTTGACCTGAACAGCACTATTAATCAACTTGATCTAAAtggcatttatagaacattccatccaatatcagaacacatttttt from Neomonachus schauinslandi chromosome X, ASM220157v2, whole genome shotgun sequence encodes the following:
- the LOC110581433 gene encoding transcription elongation factor A protein-like 3, encoding MEKLYNENEGKLEIEGTPEDEVEPEDEGKSDEEEKLEMEGKPGHEGKLQSKGQPDDEGQPEDEGKQEKQGKSENEGRPHGEGKPESLAKPESEPRAAEKRPAEDYVPRKAKRKTDRGTDDSPKDYQEDLQERHLGSEEMMRECGDMSRAQEELRKKQKMGGFHWMQRDVQDPFAPRGQRGIRGVRGGGRGQRGLHDIPYL